GAGGCAGTGGTGAGTAGTAGAGGTGGTGAGTAACAGAACAGTCATGCTCCATCTGGCGTCCGCTTGTCGAAGCATCTCTCCCGCTTCGTTGCAGGTGTACGTTTTGATGCTGACAATTGAGATTAGTTAGCGGTAGAGATGCTTCGGCTGCGCTCAGCATGACATTCTTCCTGTTACCTGTCACCTTCTCACCATCTCACCGCAACGCCCGAAACTCGATAGGCAGGGCGTAGGAGACGCGGATGGGCTGGTCTTGGATGGTGCCCGGCGTCCACCAGGGCATAATGCGGACCAGGCGCAGGGCTTCCTCGTCGAGGCCGTAGCCGACGCCTTTGATGACTTCGGCGTCGCGGATGCGGCCTTTTTCGTCCACCACGAAGCGCACGTGCACCTTGCCGGAAATGCCCTGCTGCAAGGCCTCCTCCGGGTACTTGGTGGAGCTGCGCAGAAACTTCTGAAAGCCCGCTTCGCCGCCCGGAAACGACGGCATCACGTCGGCCGTGAAGTACACCTGCACCGGGGCTGGCGCGGCAGCAGCGGCGGCGGTGGGTTCGGGCTGGAGGCTGGTATCGGCCAGCACCACGGCGGGGCCACTCTGGGCGTG
This region of Hymenobacter sp. YIM 151500-1 genomic DNA includes:
- a CDS encoding energy transducer TonB, whose product is MLRFYILVFNCLLCWSAAHAQSGPAVVLADTSLQPEPTAAAAAAPAPVQVYFTADVMPSFPGGEAGFQKFLRSSTKYPEEALQQGISGKVHVRFVVDEKGRIRDAEVIKGVGYGLDEEALRLVRIMPWWTPGTIQDQPIRVSYALPIEFRALR